In Capsicum annuum cultivar UCD-10X-F1 chromosome 7, UCD10Xv1.1, whole genome shotgun sequence, one genomic interval encodes:
- the LOC107878207 gene encoding probable lipid-A-disaccharide synthase, mitochondrial isoform X1, which translates to MIFRRIWNVNSEINMKLMRQIRRTFSVSSKSTVDFASKDGELRVFIVAGEVSGDIIGSRVMTSLIKLSPFPVHFAGVGGNMMSKQGLNPLFPMEDIAVMGIWELLPYLNQFRVRLKQTIEAALSFNPHVILTVDAKGFSFRFLKHLRATCVQQGMVSPLHFHYVAPSFWAWKGGEARLKGLLQFVDHVLCILPFEAEVCRSNGLAATFVGHPTLEDIPEFQRKDATERRYRIEGNAESFLTEHGISSRSPVISLLPGSRLQEVTRMFPIFSKTVEQLKGSFPNLVAAVHVAPNQNVEDYISKAVSKLPPSVVLVSGGSHQMKYNSFSASSVALCTSGTVAMEMQLARLPCVVAYRAHLLTEWVIRYKAIIPYISIPNILLDSAVIPEVLFQECTPSKLESLLKNLLLDENLGEKQINAAEKVIKLLRPPETSFGCSTLGEMRIPISDCTPSMVAANAILYYQRKVE; encoded by the exons ATGATTTTTAGAAGAATTTGGAATGTGAATAGTGAGATAAACATGAAGTTGATGAGACAGATAAGAAGAACATTCTCAGTTTCAAGTAAATCTACAGTTGATTTTGCTTCAAAAGATGGTGAACTTAGGGTCTTCATTGTTGCTGGGGAGGTTTCTGGTGATATAATTGGTTCACGTGTAATGACTTCTTTGATAaagctttctcctttccctgtacATTTTGCTGGTGTTGGAGG GAATATGATGTCTAAGCAAGGGTTGAACCCTTTGTTTCCAATGGAGGATATTGCAGTAATGGGCATTTGGGAGTTGCTGCCATATCTTAATCAGTTTAGG GTTAGGCTCAAACAAACTATAGAAGCTGCTCTTTCTTTTAATCCTCATGTCATACTCACTGTGGACGCTAAAGGATTCTCCTTCCGTTTCCTAAAGCATTTGAGGG CTACGTGTGTTCAACAGGGGATGGTTAGCCCTCTGCACTTCCATTATGTAGCACCATCATTTTGGGCCTGGAAAGGTGGTGAAGCAAGGCTCAAAGGACTTCTTCAGTTTGTGGATCATGTACTATGCATTCTTCCATTTGAGGCAGAAGTCTGTAGATCAAATGGCCTGGCAGCAACCTTTGTTGGTCATCCCACCCTTGAAGATATTCCGGAATTCCAG CGGAAGGATGCTACTGAAAGAAGATACAGAATTGAAGGAAATGCTGAATCATTTCTAACTGAACATGGAATATCATCGA GATCTCCAGTTATTTCCTTGCTTCCTGGAAGTAGATTACAGGAGGTTACTCGGATGTTCCCAATATTTTCAAAAACTGTGGAGCAATTAAAAGGTTCTTTTCCGAACTTGGTAGCAGCAGTTCATGTGGCACCTAATCAAAATGTGGAAGACTACATCAGTAAAGCTGTTAGTAAGTTGCCACCATCTGTTGTATTGGTTTCTGGAGGATCACATCAGATGAAATACAATTCATTTAGT GCTAGCAGTGTAGCTCTATGTACTTCGGGTACGGTTGCAATGGAGATGCAACTTGCACGACTACCATGTGTTGTTGCATATCGAGCCCATCTCCTGACAGAATGGGTTATACGATACAAAGCTATTATACCTTATATCTCTATTCCTAATATTCTATTGGATTCAGCTGTAATCCCTGAAGTTCTATTTCAGGAATGCACGCCCTCAAAATTGGAGTCATTGCTCAA GAATTTATTACTTGATGAAAACCTTGGGGAAAAACAAATCAATGCTGCTGAAAAGGTTATTAAGCTGCTAAGACCTCCAGAGACGAGTTTTGGTTGCTCAACCCTGGGGGAGATGAGGATTCCTATTTCTGATTGTACACCAAGTATGGTTGCAGCAAATGCAATACTGTATTATCAGAGGAAGGTGGAATAA
- the LOC107878207 gene encoding probable lipid-A-disaccharide synthase, mitochondrial isoform X2: MMSKQGLNPLFPMEDIAVMGIWELLPYLNQFRVRLKQTIEAALSFNPHVILTVDAKGFSFRFLKHLRATCVQQGMVSPLHFHYVAPSFWAWKGGEARLKGLLQFVDHVLCILPFEAEVCRSNGLAATFVGHPTLEDIPEFQRKDATERRYRIEGNAESFLTEHGISSRSPVISLLPGSRLQEVTRMFPIFSKTVEQLKGSFPNLVAAVHVAPNQNVEDYISKAVSKLPPSVVLVSGGSHQMKYNSFSASSVALCTSGTVAMEMQLARLPCVVAYRAHLLTEWVIRYKAIIPYISIPNILLDSAVIPEVLFQECTPSKLESLLKNLLLDENLGEKQINAAEKVIKLLRPPETSFGCSTLGEMRIPISDCTPSMVAANAILYYQRKVE; the protein is encoded by the exons ATGATGTCTAAGCAAGGGTTGAACCCTTTGTTTCCAATGGAGGATATTGCAGTAATGGGCATTTGGGAGTTGCTGCCATATCTTAATCAGTTTAGG GTTAGGCTCAAACAAACTATAGAAGCTGCTCTTTCTTTTAATCCTCATGTCATACTCACTGTGGACGCTAAAGGATTCTCCTTCCGTTTCCTAAAGCATTTGAGGG CTACGTGTGTTCAACAGGGGATGGTTAGCCCTCTGCACTTCCATTATGTAGCACCATCATTTTGGGCCTGGAAAGGTGGTGAAGCAAGGCTCAAAGGACTTCTTCAGTTTGTGGATCATGTACTATGCATTCTTCCATTTGAGGCAGAAGTCTGTAGATCAAATGGCCTGGCAGCAACCTTTGTTGGTCATCCCACCCTTGAAGATATTCCGGAATTCCAG CGGAAGGATGCTACTGAAAGAAGATACAGAATTGAAGGAAATGCTGAATCATTTCTAACTGAACATGGAATATCATCGA GATCTCCAGTTATTTCCTTGCTTCCTGGAAGTAGATTACAGGAGGTTACTCGGATGTTCCCAATATTTTCAAAAACTGTGGAGCAATTAAAAGGTTCTTTTCCGAACTTGGTAGCAGCAGTTCATGTGGCACCTAATCAAAATGTGGAAGACTACATCAGTAAAGCTGTTAGTAAGTTGCCACCATCTGTTGTATTGGTTTCTGGAGGATCACATCAGATGAAATACAATTCATTTAGT GCTAGCAGTGTAGCTCTATGTACTTCGGGTACGGTTGCAATGGAGATGCAACTTGCACGACTACCATGTGTTGTTGCATATCGAGCCCATCTCCTGACAGAATGGGTTATACGATACAAAGCTATTATACCTTATATCTCTATTCCTAATATTCTATTGGATTCAGCTGTAATCCCTGAAGTTCTATTTCAGGAATGCACGCCCTCAAAATTGGAGTCATTGCTCAA GAATTTATTACTTGATGAAAACCTTGGGGAAAAACAAATCAATGCTGCTGAAAAGGTTATTAAGCTGCTAAGACCTCCAGAGACGAGTTTTGGTTGCTCAACCCTGGGGGAGATGAGGATTCCTATTTCTGATTGTACACCAAGTATGGTTGCAGCAAATGCAATACTGTATTATCAGAGGAAGGTGGAATAA